The Nicotiana tabacum cultivar K326 chromosome 1, ASM71507v2, whole genome shotgun sequence genome segment TTTTAGCACACAACACAAGCTTGAACAGAGAACATCTAAGTTTGATTTGGTGGGGTGCGACAAGCCCAAGCAATAGTGCAAGATTAGGGCGACGCGCAAAGGCCCAGGTAGCAAGCTACCTTGATGAGCcttttccttaaaaaaaattgAGTTAATATCGTATGAGTGACCCACATATCAAATATTAAACTGATAAAAACAGATACTATACTTGATCTTAGCCAAAAGGCCGAGAAAGGTATGCTTTCCTTAATGTATGGGCCTCTTCTTTTATTCTACATCTCAAGTCCTTGTTTTTCAGGTTTGATCGATGTGGTGTCAACAGACCTTACTATATTACTCTTGTTATTTCCCAGAAAGGAACTCATTTGCATTCTTAAATAACTTATCTCCGAAAAAGCAAGGGGCTTGAAACCACCAATTTAAAGTTAgtgaaaaatattttgcaaatttAATTACTCATGCTTATTCCTAAGCATTATTATAAGCACTAAAGCACACTATAGTATACACTATACAGTGCTACCCAAAAACAGTTTATTATACAAAATTACTTCAACATCAATAGTGAAGCCAGAAATATTTCTAAGGGTGTTCAGCGTTGAAAGAACTAAAAAGAATTTCCGACAAAGGGTGTCCAATATATATTTATACATCTAAAAtcaatattttacttatatacacaatgtaattttttgtaatttttcggtgaagggtggtcaactgaccaccctttgTAAAAGATGGCTTCGCCCCTGTTCAACATACTATCAACACCTAGGAATCGTTTGGTACGATGCATAAGCAAAAATAATCCCGAGATAAAAATTTAGTACCActttatccattgtttggttacAAATCCTGAGATAAGTTATCCTTAGACTAAGAGTAGTATCGGGATAACTTATATCTGCCAGAGGGTGGAGCAATAATCGCAGGATAAAACAGTAAAATTGATAATCTCATGATTAATACAACATATCAAATgtcaataagaaataatattAGGATAACTAATCCTAGTATAATCAATCAAAGTATAATTAATCACAAtataactaatcccaacataGCTTGTCTTCGAACCAAACTACCCCTAAAAGTCTAGTGGTACAGGTGAGTTTCACACAAAATAGGTGCGTTCAACTCTCACTGTCTTATTCTTGATGGTTTACTAGAACAAGTCTAAAGTAATATCAAGAATGTACAGTTTACCATTAATCAACTAATTCAAGTATTTTATAAAGCTGGTGCCAAAAATTGGAAATATATAAGATCTGACTGTTATCCACTCTTGGTATGACTTGAAACAATATAATGTCAAATCGTGTAGATATGTGATTTTTGATCCTCCctaagattttacatattttagtatttaaatatttagtttaggactaatatagttatttcaactaattttgattcttttatattattttttatcacataaatgaaaattacaaaaaatagtttcattaaggttttgaaatcatttttaatcttgaaaaaaataccaaaaaataggaTTGTTTTAAACGATTAGTAtcattttaatagttattttcttaAGTAAGATTAAGTAGTATTTTTAATAGTTATCGTGTttgctatattatttttatatataaaaaagagGAGAGAATAGAATTAGTTTTTGGACCAATTTAATCTTGCTTGTAGCCCAATTAAACCAATCCCTTAACACATTAACTCAAAAGTCCAAACCTAGACATAATAtacaagaaaaaatcaaaaaaaaaaacctagacCTCTAAAGGGAGGGGCTTCTTCTAGAACCTGGGAACAGAGGCACCCCTTCTTCATCTTCGTCAACAACGAAAACAACCCTTCTCTTAAGCTTTCCATAGCACATCACACCCTAATATCAAGGACCTTACTTCATCTTCATTTTCATCTGGAGCAAACCCAAAGACCAGAAACCACCATAGCCGCCGAACCTTGACCACCCCTAACAACCACGTTTGTCACCGCCACCAGCCCCTGAAACCCGCCGGAAAAACCGCCACCCAATTCTATCTTCGAAGACTCAGCGACTCACTCTGACCTTCTTAGCTTCACCCTCCACCACGACTCCTCCATTCTCTAGCTTCGCCAAACGACATTGGAGAAGTCGAAACCCGCAAACCTTTTAGATGCTGTAAAAACCAATTTGAAAAATATCATGAAGCAGAGCCACAAATGGCCGTGGTTCTTTTCTTATTGGCTATTGATTTGCAAGAATCCTAGATGTGTTGAGAAATCTAACATATCATAAACTACGAACCCAGTGTAAATgattcgtttactcaaaacgttgaccgaagtcaactaaaatcaacttttaaggcaaaatttattattttcatcaactttcaacataaaagcttttcggaaacacgACCAGACagcgcacgcaagtcgaaaagagtaaaaatgagtttcTTAAGGCTTAAGATCGTAGAATcaagttttaaaacataagatgaacattgggtcatcacaattttgAAGGATTAACGGGACACTAGTATAGCCAAAGTCAATGACATCACTGTATATGTACTTGAGTAGTCACATATGCAAGAGCTTATGTACCATTTAACATCAGTTTGGTTAAAATACTATGTGACACTAAAGGATTAACGACATTAGGTACTGCAATAGGCCAGAACATCAAATGTTGGACGATGTAGACTGCTCTTCTATATACATGCCAAAGATTTCTATTTCATAGTTACATATTCATCCTtctaaattaaaattttcttcatcttcttaagcCAGCTTGAACATTAAACATTTAAACTTGATTTGGTGGGGTACGCCAGGCCCAAGCAATAGTGCAAGACCAGGGCAACGCATAAAGGCCCAAATAGCAAGCTACTTTGATGAACTTTTCCCCTTAAAAAATTGAATTAATATCGTGTGAGCCAATAACCCACATATCAGATATTAAACTGATAAGAACAGATACTACACTTGATCTTAGCCAAAAGGCCGAGAAAGGTATGTTTTACTTTGTGCATGGGCCTCTTCTTTTATAGTGCCTCTCAACCCTCTGTTTGTTTTTTTCTAGCAATGTGGGATTGATGAACCTTAATATAATAGTATTACTCTTCCCAGTAGTTCCCAGAAAGAAAACCTTAATATACCAATTAACATCAGTTTGGTTAATGTATCAATTAGCATCAGTTTGATTAATGAACCATTAACATCAGTTTGGTTAAAATACTACATGACGCTAAAAAGAATAACACGACATTAGGTACAGCCAAAGGCCAGGACattatgggtgtgtttggtacgaaggaaaatattttttacgaaaaatgtttttcaattttttcatgttttgttagcttaaatattttggatcctatcaagagaaaagaaaaaaatttccaaaactcttttCCAATCTTCCTCTCATTCCCCATCCCAACCAAAACCCACCAACCCACCCCcacctaaatagaaatattattaatagtattttcttttcatgttataaataaattatttttttcatttcaacaaatgagtattttctttcattttaacaaaatgatgtagtaaaaagtattttcttttatttcaacaaaaaagtattttttttaaatgtagaaaaagtattttctttcatttcaacaaaatgagtattttcttttcatgatgtaaataaattattttctttttcaacaaaatgattactttattttcatgttgtagaaatagtactttctttttcaactaaaaaaaaagagtattttattttagttatggagcacaaattttaatgttatttttgcGTAAAATATAAAGCAACACATTAGTTTCTTTtaggtttgtgtgaatttttataagaataattaaattcttgaagaaaatagagtcatGAAAATGTTGGGTATTTGGAGGGCGGGGGGAGGGGAAAGCACGGGAAAGggggtgaggagagtagcataaaaaattattttatactctctaaccaaacactaaaaaatattttccggaaaaagATTTTCGCTCAccaactaaacaaaaaaaaagtgataaaaccacttaTTTTctatgaaaatattttctattcataccaaacacaccctacaTTTGGACGATATGGACTGCCCTTCTATTATGTGCATTACACAACAGCAGGAGGGGAGGGAGCTAATCTAAGTAAAATTTTCTCGATCTTGTTAAGCACAACACAGCTTGAAGCCTTGAACACTTGATTTGGTGGGGTGCGCCAGGCCCAAGCTATAGTGCAAGTCCAGGGCGACGCATATAGCAAGCTATCTTAACAAATCTTCCCCTTTAAAAGTTGAGTTAATATCTTGTGAGCGGATAACCCACATATCAAATATTAAACTGATAAAAATAGATACTACACTTGATCTTAGCCAAAAGGCCGAGAAAGGTATGCTTAACTCAGTGCATGGGCCTCTTCTTTTGTAGCCAAAAGGCCGAGAAAGGTGTATGCTTACTGTCAATGAGTAGGTAGCTTCTCTAACTTTTTTAGCACACAACACAAGCTTGAACAGAGAACATCTAAGTTTGATTTGGTGGGGTGCGACAAGCCCAAGCAATAGTGCAAGATTAGGGCGACGCGCAAAGGCCCAGGTAGCAAGCTACCTTGATGAGCcttttccttaaaaaaaattgAGTTAATATCGTATGAGTGACCCACATATCAAATATTAAACTGATAAAAACAGATACTATACTTGATCTTAGCCAAAAGGCCGAGAAAGGTATGCTTTCCTTAATGTATGGGCCTCTTCTTTTATTCTACATCTCAAGTCCTTGTTTTTCAGGTTTGATCGATGTGGTGTCAACAGACCTTACTATATTACTCTTGTTATTTCCCAGAAAGGAACTCATTTGCATTCTTAAATAACTTATCTCCGAAAAAGCAAGGGGCTTGAAACCACCAATTTAAAGTTAgtgaaaaatattttgcaaatttAATTACTCATGCTTATTCCTAAGCATTATTATAAGCACTAAAGCACACTATAGTATACACTATACAGTGCTACCCAAAAACAGTTTATTATACAAAATTACTTCAACATCAATAGTGAAGCCAGAAATATTTCTAAGGGTGTTCAGCGTTGAAAGAACTAAAAAGAATTTCCGACAAAGGGTGTCCAATATATATTTATACATCTAAAAtcaatattttacttatatacacaatgtaattttttgtaatttttcggtgaagggtggtcaactgaccaccctttgTAAAAGATGGCTTCGCCCCTGTTCAACATACTATCAACACCTAGGAATCGTTTGGTACGATGCATAAGCAAAAATAATCCCGAGATAAAAATTTAGTACCActttatccattgtttggttacAAATCCTGAGATAAGTTATCCTTAGACTAAGAGTAGTATCGGGATAACTTATATCTGCCAGAGGGTGGAGCAATAATCGCAGGATAAAACAGTAAAATTGATAATCTCATGATTAATACAACATATCAAATgtcaataagaaataatattAGGATAACTAATCCTAGTATAATCAATCAAAGTATAATTAATCACAAtataactaatcccaacataGCTTGTCTTCGAACCAAACTACCCCTAAAAGTCTAGTGGTACAGGTGAGTTTCACACAAAATAGGTGCGTTCAACTCTCACTGTCTTATTCTTGATGGTTTACTAGAACAAGTCTAAAGTAATATCAAGAATGTACAGTTTACCATTAATCAACTAATTCAAGTATTTTATAAAGCTGGTGCCAAAAATTGGAAATATATAAGATCTGACTGTTATCCACTCTTGGTATGACTTGAAACAATATAATGTCAAATCGTGTAGATATGTGATTTTTGATCCTCCctaagattttacatattttagtatttaaatatttagtttaggactaatatagttatttcaactaattttgattcttttatattattttttatcacataaatgaaaattacaaaaaatagtttcattaaggttttgaaatcatttttaatcttgaaaaaaataccaaaaaataggaTTGTTTTAAACGATTAGTAtcattttaatagttattttcttaAGTAAGATTAAGTAGTATTTTTAATAGTTATCGTGTttgctatattatttttatatataaaaaagagGAGAGAATAGAATTAGTTTTTGGACCAATTTAATCTTGCTTGTAGCCCAATTAAACCAATCCCTTAACACATTAACTCAAAAGTCCAAACCTAGACATAATAtacaagaaaaaatcaaaaaaaaaaacctagacCTCTAAAGGGAGGGGCTTCTTCTAGAACCTGGGAACAGAGGCACCCCTTCTTCATCTTCGTCAACAACGAAAACAACCCTTCTCTTAAGCTTTCCATAGCACATCACACCCTAATATCAAGGACCTTACTTCATCTTCATTTTCATCTGGAGCAAACCCAAAGACCAGAAACCACCATAGCCGCCGAACCTTGACCACCCCTAACAACCACGTTTGTCACCGCCACCAGCCCCTGAAACCCGCCGGAAAAACCGCCACCCAATTCTATCTTCGAAGACTCAGCGACTCACTCTGACCTTCTTAGCTTCACCCTCCACCACGACTCCTCCATTCTCTAGCTTCGCCAAACGACATTGGAGAAGTCGAAACCCGCAAACCTTTTAGATGCTGTAAAAACCAATTTGAAAAATATCATGAAGCAGAGCCACAAATGGCCGTGGTTCTTTTCTTAGCTTTCCGATGACTCTGTTGTTCGCAGCCTCATTTTTGAGTTTAGTTCGTCTTCTTCCATTCGAGTTTTGGTTCAAGGCTGTCATTTGCTGGGTTTCCAGATTTCATGGGAACTTCGTCAACTGATATGGTTAACCGGTAAGGTTCAGTCCGTCGATTCAAATTGAGGTTCCGGTCGCAGGTTCATCTGCTTGTTTAAAGATTTGTTGGGTGTTCTCTCCTTAATCAATATTTCAAAGAGTGTGCTGCAGTAGAGGTGCATTTCCCGAACCTTTATGTTATTTCATTTCGTTATTCATAATTTGGTGAAGGATTTTTGGTATTCTGTTACATTGGCTTGTTTGCATATgctgtcttatttcattatttgGTTAAGTGCCTTGATTCGTGATAGTGAATAGGATGAATTGATATTTCAGCGCAACCTTGACTTGTATAACTAAAAGTTTCGTAGCTTATCCGGTAGATGAAATGGTGAAGGAAACGACTTGAGTTGAAACTGATTTAGGCATTCGGTGCGCCGCAGGGATATAGTATGCTGTTGTTTTTTTAGTTAGCCTTCACGTCTAGTTGATACTTATGtcattattttcttaaacttgctTGATAAAATTATGGTTCAACCTAAGCTATTGTGTTGGTTAATTAGGAAAAGAATTTGGGTTTAAGTTGGTTTTAAATGTAAATGGTTTGTTGTGACAGTCTTGCTTAAAATTAGAAGCACACAGTGAGTTAGGCTTGGGTtaataaaatttgaaaggttCTGGTCGAGggaattaattcgaagttaaaaAGAAATTGAGTTATTTTTCTTATGGTTTTGTCTAATTGCGTTGTTAGAATGTATGTCTAGGCCGACCACACttgggtaggcaagccttaggatttttgttagtttcgaggcgagaggtcgtagttaaatttatccgggaaATGCCTCGAAGgatttgtatttattttatttcggGGTATGCCCCAAAGTACTTGTATTCGGAGGTCGATAGTAAAActcgtagtatttttattttattttcatttttcttttattaagtgGGGACGACCTCAACCCTCGCGTGTGTTTATTTTgcttttatgtgtttatttttacctcaatttgaatattCTAAAACCGACTAGATCAAGTATGCAATCGTACTAGTTAttggacttggggagtgcctaacaccttctccccgagtcaaatgaacccccttacccgaatctctggtgaAGACTTAGTTTTAGAGTCCCAAGtgttataaaagaaaaaaattatttttagaaaaacgGTGATctgacacaccgaaatcaaatgtcaggtggcgactctgagttaatccttttgaacacacaattttgtcacttttcaaattgaaaacctttttcaagctTTTACTAAATCTTtcttattaattttaagagggtTTAGTGAAGTTTGTTAAAAAAAAGGGAGGGCGACAAAACGCAGGAAATCCAATACCTTTTATCTCTGTCCATTTAATAATTTTGTGTCATACAAGAAAATTTCTACTCTTTATGTCAATCCATCTTGTTGATTGACACCAAATTGTACCTGTGCTTCGATCACAATGAAAAGGGTAGTTCGGTGCACGAAGCATCCCGCATTCATGCAAGCATCAGTGACTGATTCTACCGCAACTTTAATTTtgccgttgctccaaggctcgtTTTCGCTCGGATCACAATGAGTATGCGTAATACACAAACATTCTAGAAACTAAAAATCAAACATTTTGATGATTCTCTATATTCGTACAACTCTGTTCTTGTAGTACGAAGAAAACTCCCATAAATGGGAAATATACGACTAAACGTTATTTTTGCGAAAATACTTCGTGATATTAAAGGTTAACGATACACTAGTATAGCCAAAGGCAAGGGACATCACTATATATGTACGTGAGTAGTCACATCCGCAAAAGCTTATCTAGCTAAGGCATGAGAAGAAAGAATGAAAGAATACAACAGGCCAAAGTCCAAAACTACGCGTACGCCTTCACTCCCCAAATGTTAGTTTATATTGCCGCGTTAATTGTTGATCTTGCAGCCTGTTTCTTCATTTCCGCGGCTTTGCCACTTCCTCGGAAATAACTGAACACTTGCTGCATATTGCAGATAATGAAAGACGTTAGGGTAAGAGCAGAGACGAATGAGCCTATATGCTATGCGTTCAACCAAATCCAATATTTTCTACGTCGAACATAAACATATGTTAATCACCATTCTCGTTTTAACAAATACAGTCAAACTTTTCTATAACAGTCTTATTTGTTCTGGATTTTTTTGGCTGTTATACCGAAAGTGCAGTTATAGAGAATATATATTATTACATAACATAAAATTGGTTACATaaaaaaacttgacttttatagtgaatgactggtATGTAATAACGTTGTTATAGAGAGATCTGACTGTATTAAATTTTGGGAGCATAATTTCAAAGCTACAATGTGATCAGTGCTAAGAACTTTATATGTCTAACGTATAAAGTTTAAATCATAGATCTGCCTCTAGGTAGAGCAATAAAAGAAGCTAACGACAAAGGGGCAGATAACTAAACCTGAATAACCCATATGCTGATCAACGATTCAACAGAGAAGAATGCTGCACCAACGAAGAAGAATATCTGCAAGTAAAAGCAACGTTCATTCTCTTTTTGGAGCAAAAAACAAGATTTCTGCTTTTGTGACAAGAATTACTCATCAAATTATGTTAACATGGTTTGAGTTTATTGATTTCCGCAATTGACATTAATCTGAACGAACGAAGttcaaaagacaaaaatatgaatataGAGTACCTGTAGTATAGATTAGTCCTaatctatgttgctcggactctccagaAATGACTCTAGATGCATgtcagatcctccaaaaatagagtatttttggaggatccgatacGGGTGCGGCAACATTTTGGAGAGTCTGCACAACATAGgtctaaacaacaacaacaacaacaacaacccagtataatcccacttagtggggtctggggagggtagtgtgtacgcagaccttacccataccctggggtagagaggctgtttccaaatagaccctcggcatccttccctccaagaacttctcaccttgctcttggggagactcgaactcacaacctcttggttggaagtctAAGATAAATCTAAGATAGGTCTAAATGCAAGAAAAATCTAAGATAACCTTACCCCGATTATGGAATTCCAGCCTATAAGATCAATTGCATTCAAGAAACCACTGTTAAACAAAGGAATGTAAAAAAGAGTAAGTCACATTATATCGACGAATATACGAAGGAATACTTGAAACATATACATTTAACTCAAGACATtacttcaaataagaaattaattaGGGAAAAAATGCTCAAAAGGTATGACTGCAATAACTTTCGTATCCTGGAAACTCATTGTATCATCACATATTGCTTTTTctaaaactggaaaaaaaaaacttacgttAATGAATGCCCCCTGAAGACGAATGGAGGTGCCACAGCAGCTAAGACGCAGAATACAATGTGAATCTACAATATATGAATAAAAACTCAGAACAGTCCTTAACAAGCAACTCTAAAGTAGAAAAAGGGAAATGTTGTGTTCACCGCATAACATAAGAAAAACCAGCCAAACTTCAGCGCGCTATCAGTCCTGCAAACAGAGGGGGATATCGTAAAATAGTCTTAAAAAACAGCAACATAGGACTGTGATAAAGATTTGTTCTTTAATGAGGTAGTGCAAAAACAGTACCTCATCGCACGATAAAGAGGACGATACCACAAAAAGTATGCTGATGGAATACCGAATAAGTAGATAAGAGCAAAAAACCAAGCACCAGGGTCTATAATGACAAAAAGTTAAGTTAGATAGTTAATTTTTATTGAAGGATTAAAAAGATTGAGCAATTAGTTTAGCAGCAACCTCCTCCTTTGATCCAAACACAGGTTGTTGCTAAAAAATTCCATAGAAGACAACCCGCCAAACCTGCGATTAACCGAGTCCAAGGTTAATAGACCCCTATTGGCACGGGAAAAGGCAAAAACCAGGTCGATCATGCACCAATATGACCAATTGTTTTAATGCAATAATCTTCCGATGGTGGCTGGACTACTATATTGTTGGGCTAAACTAGCCCAAAGACACTTttaacatggtgtgatattgtccgctttgggccaAACCCGCACGGTTTTCCCCAAAAGGCCTCACACCATTAAGAAATCCCTACACCTTATATGTAGACTCCCAATCTTTTCAGCTACCAATGTGAGACTTTGTTCGCACACCCAacatatataaatacataatGAATTTATTAATATGCACATCGGTCTCAATCCGGGTAAAATCAAACATTAGTAGTGAATCGAACATACCCAACAACGTAGTGAATGCAACATACTGCATCCTCTGTAAATGGATTGGAATTTCATTTGCAATATCATGATGAATGATAGGGCAGAATGGTGGCCAATTCCTTTCCTCTACAAGAACACCAGCTGCCAAAGAAAAGGGGAGAATAGAAACAATATCAATTTTCACGAAAGAAAACTTTTGATTTAGTTCAAGAACACAACGACGTAATATATACACAGTGGAGAAATACCTCCTGCTAAGGCCTCTTCTCTCCTTTTCACTTCCTAtaaaaaaccaagaaaactgGAAATTAATAGCGTATAAAATGCCTAAATTACAAAATACAGTCTTATAACAAGTTGGTGTCAGCTATATCAGTCCTCACTGACGATGTTACTCCATACAAACACATCTCAGGCCAATATTAtccaaaacaaaaataatacttaGTAATTTAAAAAAGTACTAGGAGTCTATTGTATTTTCTACTGACGTATAAATCTCTAGAAGGATAAACAACTTCAAGATGAAGAAAGCTATTTGACAAAACTCTGGATTATTTATTTAACGGAAGATAAGCAAAGGCATAACGAGAAGCCACCGTAGAGTGCAAAGCAAACATACTTGTTCTCTTCTTCTCAGATCAGCCTCTCGAGCTTGTAgttccttctccttcttcttcagaTCCTGAATAGTTATATAAGTAGAAAATCATTGAACTCTAGTCTCCAAATGAACACGGAATTACTGTGGTCACAGGCAAAGTGATAAGCGATATATACACAGTTGAGTTGTCAAATTTGTCTCACCTTTGCACTATCAAGAGGAATATCAACTGTTGAACCACGGGCGGCACCTCCAGTATTCTGAACATTTTAGTAAGTAAATTAATGCATAAATAAGCAAGGCGGACAGCTCAAAATTGAAGCTTATGTAGAAGAGAAGGGAAAATACTCCCTCTTTTTCCTAACCAAATGTGTCTTGTCTTCTTTCAAATTGACAATTAAATCAAGTCAATTCTACAATGTGCAATCATAAGAAGCTAGTTTAATGTAACTAAAGGAGCTCACAATCCTAAAGAACAACAAAAATCCTAGCTCGTTCTGAATGTTTGACTACATTCTCCAATTGAATGATACTAAACAAGAAAACATTCAAGAGGTAATAACATACCAGAATGCAATTAACAGATCTGTTAAGgacaaaacgaaaaaaataattcaaacctAATATTGTATATGGGCAATTATATTGCTTCTaacatgccaaaaagaaaaaaacgcAACAGTCCCATTGACCTATGGCGGAGGCAAGATTTTCACCAAAGGGTTCGACACCTACTATATGTACATGGGAAAAAAAAATTTGACCTCATACATACAGTGTGATTTCCCTACGAAAGGGGTTCAAATCCCCTTCCATTCCTCTAGCTCCGCCCCTAGAAATTGATCAGTGGTGGAGCCACATGCAAGGAAGAGGATTCAATGGTCGGAAAGTTATCTATATAAATAGGGTAAAaacaacattttaatacatatacaaaaTTTTGAATCCTCCTAGCATAAGAGTAATACATGTTCGAATCTCAGGTATGACATTTTGGGctcgagccgtggaagcagccCCTAATGCAGGCATTAGGGTGGGCTATCTATATCACACCCCTTTGTGATGCGACCCTTCCCCGGAC includes the following:
- the LOC107774826 gene encoding secretory carrier-associated membrane protein 1-like, which encodes MARFNENPFAEEANVNPFANTGGAARGSTVDIPLDSAKDLKKKEKELQAREADLRRREQEVKRREEALAGAGVLVEERNWPPFCPIIHHDIANEIPIHLQRMQYVAFTTLLGLAGCLLWNFLATTCVWIKGGDPGAWFFALIYLFGIPSAYFLWYRPLYRAMRTDSALKFGWFFLCYAIHIVFCVLAAVAPPFVFRGHSLTGFLNAIDLIGWNSIIGIFFFVGAAFFSVESLISIWVIQQVFSYFRGSGKAAEMKKQAARSTINAAI